A region of Perognathus longimembris pacificus isolate PPM17 chromosome 19, ASM2315922v1, whole genome shotgun sequence DNA encodes the following proteins:
- the Basp1 gene encoding brain acid soluble protein 1, translating to MGGKLSKKKKGYNVNDEKAKDKDKKAEGAGTEEEGTPKESEPQAASEPAEAKETAAEEKPAKGAADAEAKAAEPEGDPAKAKEEAPKAEPEKTEGAAEAQPEKPAAPEQEAAGPGPAAGGEAPKAGGGGGEAGAESTAAAAAPGEGGAGQEEGEPKKTEAPAAPAAQETKSDGGAPASDSKPSGADAAPKEPPAAATEAPSSTVKAPAPAPPAPEEPKAADAPAANAAAEQSVAVKE from the coding sequence ATGGGAGGCAAGctgagcaagaagaagaaggGCTACAATGTGAACGACGAGAAAGCCAAGGACAAGGACAAGAAGGCTGAGGGCGCGGGCACCGAGGAGGAGGGGACCCCGAAGGAGAGCGAGCCCCAGGCGGCCTCCGAGCCCGCGGAGGCCAAGGAGACGGCGGCGGAGGAGAAGCCGGCCAAGGGCGCGGCGGACGCCGAGGCCAAGGCCGCCGAGCCCGAGGGCGACCCGGCCAAGGCCAAGGAGGAGGCGCCCAAGGCGGAGCCCGAGAAGACGGAGGGCGCGGCGGAGGCGCAGCCCGAGAAGCCCGCGGCGCCCGAGCAGGAGGCGGCCGGCCCCGGTCCCGCGGCGGGCGGCGAGGCCCCCAAagccggcgggggcggcggcgaggCGGGCGCGGAGAGCACGGCGGCGGCCGCCGCGCCCGGGGAGGGCGGCGCGGGCCAGGAGGAAGGGGAACCCAAAAAGACTGAGGctcccgccgccccggccgcccagGAAACGAAAAGTGACGGGGGGGCCCCCGCCTCAGACTCAAAACCCAGCGGCGCCGACGCCGCCCCCAAGGAGCCCCCCGCAGCCGCCACCGAAGCGCCCAGTTCCACAGTCaaggcgcccgcgcccgcgccccccgcgcccgagGAGCCCAAAGCCGCCGACGCGCCCGCCGCCAACGCCGCCGCCGAGCAGAGCGTGGCGGTGAAGGAGTGA